One genomic segment of Synechocystis sp. LKSZ1 includes these proteins:
- a CDS encoding SH3 domain-containing protein, with translation MKPAILYGLGVLMIGLGVNPAIRAESICQVTDPTGTPLNVRSSPNGKVTSTLKNGREVKIIDISYDPKGRPWAKVMVDQRGKATVLGWVFREFLSCYER, from the coding sequence GTGAAACCAGCCATTCTTTATGGATTGGGAGTACTAATGATTGGGCTAGGGGTTAATCCAGCGATCCGGGCAGAATCCATCTGTCAGGTAACCGATCCAACAGGAACACCCCTTAATGTTCGCAGTAGTCCAAACGGTAAGGTAACGAGTACTCTCAAGAATGGGAGAGAAGTCAAAATCATTGATATTTCCTACGATCCCAAAGGTCGTCCCTGGGCTAAGGTCATGGTAGATCAACGAGGAAAAGCGACGGTTTTGGGTTGGGTCTTTCGGGAGTTCCTGAGTTGCTATGAACGTTAA
- a CDS encoding ABC transporter ATP-binding protein, with protein MIEAEHLSKIYGATAAIQDVDFTVATGEILGFLGPNGAGKTTTMRILAGYIPATTGTARIAGFDVHEQSLEVRQRIGYLPEHPPLYPDMTVEGFLTFVASIKGIPAGDRRHRVDSALERCQLLDKRQSLIRKLSKGYRQRVGIAQAIVHDPPVIILDEPTVGLDPKQIIEVRNLIKSLAQQHTIILSTHILPEVSMTCDRVTIINQGRVVATNTPDNLLTELTGNLSYRLEVSGPEQFLEPVLQQLPGIQQIIIQALEQPADRYTVTLTTAGPQELGKDIAGLLMAQGFDLWEMRRSRPTLEDVFLNLITSEVPAPPTETSSEVEMNPPDLNSEAPEPPIPPEPTD; from the coding sequence ATGATCGAAGCCGAACACCTCAGCAAAATTTATGGGGCTACTGCCGCCATCCAAGATGTGGACTTCACCGTTGCGACGGGAGAAATCCTTGGCTTTCTAGGCCCCAATGGAGCCGGCAAGACCACTACCATGCGCATTTTGGCAGGTTATATTCCAGCCACTACGGGAACAGCTCGCATTGCCGGCTTTGATGTCCATGAGCAGTCCCTAGAAGTACGCCAGCGGATTGGCTATCTACCAGAGCATCCCCCCCTCTACCCCGACATGACCGTCGAGGGCTTTTTAACCTTTGTGGCCAGTATTAAGGGGATTCCAGCAGGAGACCGCCGCCACCGCGTAGATTCGGCATTGGAACGCTGTCAGTTGCTCGACAAGCGCCAAAGTTTAATCCGCAAACTTTCCAAGGGCTACAGGCAACGGGTCGGCATTGCCCAGGCCATCGTCCATGACCCGCCGGTGATTATCCTGGATGAACCGACGGTCGGCCTAGACCCGAAACAAATCATTGAAGTCCGCAACTTAATCAAAAGCCTGGCCCAACAACATACGATCATTCTTTCGACCCATATTTTGCCGGAAGTGAGCATGACCTGTGACCGGGTAACGATTATTAATCAGGGCCGAGTGGTGGCCACCAATACGCCGGATAATCTGCTCACCGAACTGACGGGCAATCTCAGCTATCGCCTAGAAGTGAGTGGGCCAGAGCAATTTCTAGAACCTGTTTTACAACAACTGCCTGGCATTCAGCAGATCATAATCCAGGCCCTAGAACAACCGGCAGATCGCTACACTGTTACCCTGACGACGGCCGGCCCCCAGGAACTGGGCAAAGATATCGCAGGGCTTTTAATGGCCCAGGGTTTTGACCTTTGGGAAATGCGCCGGAGCCGGCCGACCCTCGAAGATGTCTTTTTAAACCTAATTACCAGCGAAGTCCCGGCCCCGCCAACAGAAACGTCCAGTGAGGTCGAGATGAATCCACCGGATCTCAACTCTGAGGCCCCTGAGCCACCTATCCCCCCTGAGCCAACGGATTGA
- the grxC gene encoding glutaredoxin 3 has protein sequence MAANVEIYTWKFCPFCLRAKALLNKKGVAFTEYAIDGDNQARAAMAERANGRKSVPQIFINDQHIGGCDDIHALEAQGKLDALLGA, from the coding sequence ATGGCCGCTAATGTCGAGATCTACACCTGGAAATTTTGTCCTTTTTGTCTCCGGGCCAAGGCCCTGTTGAATAAAAAAGGCGTGGCCTTTACGGAATATGCCATTGATGGGGATAACCAGGCCCGGGCAGCCATGGCCGAGCGAGCCAATGGTCGCAAGAGTGTGCCTCAAATTTTCATTAATGACCAACATATTGGTGGCTGTGATGATATTCATGCTCTGGAGGCCCAGGGAAAATTAGATGCCTTGCTAGGGGCCTAA
- a CDS encoding ABC transporter permease, with product MVILANLIAIFRKEFLGYFTSPFAYVIAAVFWLIAGAFFGLVLDNIIQNAELTRQAGITTPMDVPSEFLSGYLGVIISLILVLLPALSMGLYAEERKRGTLELLATSPLTNWVVALGKLLGVLAFFSVMMFPLWVYQLIIFSASNPAFPFSLVLCANIAVLAVAAAVLSLGMFISSLTESSIIAYILTFVLVLFLWIMDVFGQRLGGIPGEFLSSLSLFQHYNDLVNGVIKSQSLILLASYIFLGIFLTAQSIEALRFQRS from the coding sequence ATGGTCATTCTTGCCAACTTGATTGCTATTTTTCGGAAGGAATTCCTGGGGTATTTTACCTCTCCTTTTGCCTACGTAATCGCTGCAGTTTTCTGGCTAATTGCTGGTGCCTTTTTTGGCCTGGTTTTAGATAACATTATTCAAAATGCAGAGCTAACTCGCCAAGCGGGAATCACGACTCCCATGGATGTTCCCAGCGAATTTTTAAGTGGTTATCTAGGGGTAATTATTTCCTTGATTTTAGTTCTTTTACCGGCCCTGTCCATGGGACTCTATGCAGAAGAACGAAAACGAGGCACCTTAGAGTTATTGGCTACTTCTCCCCTCACCAATTGGGTAGTGGCCCTAGGTAAATTGTTGGGGGTTTTAGCTTTTTTTAGTGTTATGATGTTCCCCCTTTGGGTCTATCAACTGATCATTTTCAGCGCCTCTAATCCTGCCTTTCCCTTTAGCTTGGTGTTATGCGCCAATATTGCTGTTTTGGCGGTGGCTGCCGCGGTTCTTTCCCTCGGTATGTTTATTTCTTCCCTAACAGAAAGCTCGATTATTGCCTATATTTTGACTTTTGTCTTGGTGCTTTTCCTCTGGATTATGGATGTTTTCGGCCAACGATTGGGGGGAATACCGGGAGAATTTCTGTCCAGTTTATCTCTGTTCCAGCACTACAACGATCTCGTGAACGGGGTAATTAAAAGCCAGAGCCTAATTCTGTTAGCCAGCTATATTTTCTTAGGTATTTTTCTCACAGCGCAATCCATTGAGGCCCTGCGCTTCCAACGCTCCTAG
- a CDS encoding EAL domain-containing protein: MLAPKADIVVIDDTPENLTLLANVLTEQGYKVRGSTKSSSGLRAIRTVLPDLILLDIFMPEMDGYEVCQHLKADPRTQDIPVIFISALGDVLDKVKAFSLGGVDYITKPFHLEEVIARVDNHLQLQAAKRQIKQMNQVLEQGILERTQALALAQNELRFLAFHDSLTRLPNRVFFLQALEKAILRYQKDPEYSFAVLFLDGDRFKVVNDSLGHLLGDQLLIAVARRLEQSLPTEVLLARIGGDEFTLLIEDLPNPQVATQLAEQVAQSMLQPFIINNHKIFINFSIGICFNTYHSNAESILRDADIAMYRAKRRGRGCYQIFDKQMYEEAQALLMIESDLRQAIRCPSLCLYYQPIIDLNTRTIRGFEALVRWQHPSRGMISPAEFIPIAEDTGLILPLGLWILETACQQMQDWKKVGLVDENMTMGINLSPKQFAQPDLVNRIDSIITKTGLPYRCLKLEITESAILDSVDSSAKIIRELKSRQIQISIDDFGTGYSSLSYLNQFPFNTLKIDRSFVEEVDTNPEKRAIIKTIIELAHTLKMDVVAEGIETNAQKSILRALKCEYGQGYLFSRPLSQADLTHFLRESWRASLRRQRKANLHTQFSSESS, from the coding sequence ATGCTCGCCCCCAAAGCTGACATCGTTGTCATTGACGATACCCCAGAAAACCTAACCCTATTGGCGAATGTATTAACTGAGCAGGGCTACAAAGTTCGTGGTTCAACGAAGAGTAGTAGTGGATTACGGGCTATTCGGACTGTCTTGCCTGATCTTATTCTCTTGGATATTTTCATGCCAGAAATGGATGGCTATGAAGTTTGTCAGCACCTCAAAGCCGACCCCCGTACCCAGGATATTCCCGTCATTTTTATTAGCGCCCTGGGTGATGTTTTGGATAAGGTTAAAGCCTTTTCCCTCGGCGGTGTTGATTACATCACCAAGCCGTTTCATCTGGAAGAGGTGATTGCTCGGGTTGATAATCATCTCCAACTCCAGGCCGCCAAACGTCAAATTAAACAGATGAACCAAGTTCTAGAACAGGGGATTCTGGAACGAACTCAAGCATTGGCCCTGGCCCAGAATGAATTACGCTTCTTGGCCTTCCATGACTCCCTGACTCGGTTGCCTAATCGAGTTTTTTTCCTGCAGGCCTTAGAAAAAGCCATCCTCCGTTATCAGAAAGACCCTGAGTATAGCTTCGCTGTGCTTTTTTTAGATGGGGATCGTTTTAAAGTCGTTAATGATTCCTTGGGGCATTTGTTGGGAGATCAACTGCTCATTGCTGTTGCCCGTCGTTTAGAACAAAGTCTGCCGACGGAAGTGTTGTTAGCTCGAATTGGGGGCGATGAATTTACTCTCTTGATTGAAGATTTACCGAATCCTCAAGTCGCAACTCAGTTGGCAGAGCAAGTGGCCCAATCGATGCTCCAGCCCTTTATTATCAATAACCATAAAATTTTTATTAATTTTAGTATTGGTATTTGTTTTAATACCTATCACAGCAATGCAGAGAGCATTTTGCGGGATGCCGATATTGCCATGTATCGAGCTAAGCGCCGGGGCCGGGGTTGCTATCAAATTTTTGACAAGCAAATGTACGAAGAGGCCCAGGCCCTACTGATGATTGAAAGCGATCTGCGTCAGGCCATCCGCTGTCCTAGCCTTTGTTTGTATTATCAACCTATTATTGATTTAAACACAAGAACCATACGTGGTTTTGAGGCGTTGGTGCGCTGGCAGCATCCCAGCCGGGGTATGATTTCTCCAGCCGAGTTTATTCCCATTGCCGAAGATACTGGATTGATTTTACCCCTCGGTCTCTGGATTTTAGAAACGGCCTGCCAACAAATGCAGGACTGGAAAAAAGTGGGACTTGTGGATGAAAATATGACCATGGGTATTAATTTATCCCCGAAACAATTTGCCCAACCGGATTTGGTAAACCGGATTGATAGCATTATTACTAAAACAGGCCTTCCCTATCGCTGTTTAAAATTAGAAATTACCGAATCGGCTATTTTAGATAGTGTCGATAGCTCAGCCAAAATTATTAGAGAGTTAAAATCGCGACAAATTCAAATCAGCATTGATGATTTTGGTACGGGTTATTCTTCTCTAAGCTATTTGAATCAATTTCCTTTTAATACCCTTAAGATCGACCGTTCCTTTGTAGAAGAAGTTGATACCAATCCTGAAAAACGAGCCATTATTAAAACCATTATTGAGCTAGCCCATACCCTCAAAATGGATGTGGTAGCCGAGGGGATTGAAACGAACGCCCAAAAAAGTATCCTACGGGCCTTGAAATGTGAGTATGGCCAGGGCTATCTCTTTAGTCGTCCCCTGAGCCAAGCCGATCTAACCCACTTTTTGCGGGAATCCTGGCGAGCCAGTCTGCGGCGTCAACGCAAGGCGAATCTTCATACGCAATTCTCCTCGGAGTCGTCTTAG
- the gshB gene encoding glutathione synthase: MKLAFILDPIAQLDPGHDSTVAIMEAAQILGHEVWVTEIHQLSVVDGQAWAKLRPLELVPVQLDSHNWRSVPEWFSLGESEWLNLETMDAVFMRKDPPVTVPYLYATYILELVNPQKTLVMNAPQGLREANEKMYTLQFYGVMPETLVSQDKAQIREFVEKHQSAILKPLGGKAGEGILFLEPGDRNFNSIIEVSTRQGQEPVMIQRFLPEAKLGDKRIIVLDGVPIGAINRVPTGQEFRGNMAVGGRVEKTEITPRELEICAQVGPKLKQDGLYFVGLDVIGGYLTEVNVTSPTGIREVDRLNDVRLGQQVIRWLETQRRS, from the coding sequence ATGAAACTTGCTTTTATTCTCGACCCCATTGCCCAGCTTGATCCTGGTCATGACAGCACAGTAGCCATCATGGAAGCGGCTCAAATCCTAGGCCACGAGGTTTGGGTCACGGAGATTCACCAGTTGAGTGTGGTGGATGGCCAGGCCTGGGCGAAATTAAGGCCCCTGGAACTAGTACCCGTCCAGTTGGATAGTCACAATTGGCGCTCAGTGCCGGAATGGTTCAGTCTGGGGGAAAGTGAATGGCTCAATCTGGAGACGATGGATGCGGTCTTTATGCGCAAAGACCCCCCCGTCACCGTGCCCTACCTCTACGCCACCTACATTTTGGAGTTGGTTAACCCTCAAAAAACCCTGGTGATGAATGCGCCCCAGGGCCTGCGGGAGGCCAATGAAAAAATGTACACCCTCCAGTTCTACGGGGTCATGCCGGAAACCCTGGTCAGTCAGGATAAGGCCCAGATTCGGGAATTCGTGGAAAAACACCAATCGGCGATACTAAAACCCTTGGGGGGCAAGGCCGGAGAGGGAATTCTCTTTCTGGAGCCGGGAGATCGTAACTTTAACTCCATCATTGAAGTCAGTACCCGCCAGGGCCAAGAGCCAGTGATGATCCAGCGGTTTCTACCAGAAGCTAAATTGGGGGATAAACGCATTATTGTTCTGGATGGCGTTCCCATCGGGGCCATTAATCGTGTCCCCACCGGCCAGGAATTTCGGGGCAATATGGCCGTCGGTGGGCGAGTCGAAAAAACCGAGATTACCCCTAGGGAGTTGGAAATTTGCGCCCAAGTCGGGCCCAAATTAAAGCAAGATGGCCTGTATTTTGTTGGTCTAGATGTGATTGGGGGCTATCTCACCGAAGTCAATGTCACCAGTCCGACGGGCATCCGAGAGGTGGATCGCTTGAATGATGTGCGTCTAGGCCAACAGGTGATTCGTTGGCTAGAAACCCAAAGGCGTTCGTAG
- a CDS encoding Gldg family protein, translating to MSLLRGALKALGKYGYLLAIVLITAGGITALVTGQWPTASLLFLGFGAMILGAWLMAKVSINNPALARRSTQAGTNALLTTAAILILIGVINFLAFRYPLSLDLTENQQFTLSSQSQTLVKSLEKPVKVWVFDSDPSSKDKALLKNYQRYSGQVSFEFVDPDQKPRLVKKFNVKAQGDVFVEYGDKKQLVQTLISFNQREPLSEIKLTNAIAKIRQARTFQAYILQGHGEAPLNTSKEGLSEAVDSLKNKGFEVNPLNLGEQGAIPPKSDLLVLAGPQRKLLEAEVKLLQAYSAEGGNLLVMVPPEVNPGLEPFLESWGVKLDERTVVDLSGSGQLLGLGPTAPLITHYGEHPITKEFQNGISIFPLSRPIATTKVEGVRATTLLEASENMLAQRELTENFTYNPKTDLRGPFDLGVALERTAQKSTPSPSPALSPSPSPAPNPSPTPSATKPARLVVIGNALFATNEWFNEQLNGDVFLNSAQWLVNREEQALSIRPKEPTNRRITLTPFQASLLGWLSWVIIPLLGLGLAIGAWWRRQ from the coding sequence ATGAGTCTTTTGAGAGGGGCCCTGAAGGCCTTGGGTAAGTACGGCTATCTCTTAGCCATTGTTCTAATAACGGCCGGGGGCATCACAGCCCTGGTTACTGGCCAATGGCCCACGGCTTCCTTGCTATTCCTAGGGTTTGGGGCGATGATCCTCGGCGCTTGGCTGATGGCAAAAGTGAGTATCAATAATCCGGCCCTGGCCCGACGCTCCACTCAGGCTGGGACGAATGCCCTGTTGACGACAGCGGCTATTTTAATCCTGATCGGGGTGATTAATTTTCTGGCGTTTCGTTATCCGTTAAGTTTAGATCTGACCGAAAATCAACAATTTACCCTATCCAGCCAGAGCCAGACCCTGGTGAAAAGTTTAGAGAAGCCAGTTAAAGTTTGGGTCTTTGACAGTGATCCCTCTAGCAAAGATAAGGCCCTGCTCAAAAACTATCAGCGCTACAGCGGTCAAGTCAGCTTTGAATTTGTTGACCCCGACCAAAAGCCCAGGCTGGTGAAAAAATTCAACGTCAAGGCCCAGGGGGATGTCTTTGTTGAGTACGGTGACAAAAAACAATTAGTCCAGACCTTGATTAGTTTTAATCAACGGGAGCCCCTCTCAGAAATTAAGCTGACCAACGCCATTGCTAAAATTCGCCAAGCACGAACCTTCCAGGCCTATATCCTCCAGGGCCATGGGGAGGCCCCCTTGAACACCAGTAAAGAGGGCCTGTCGGAGGCCGTTGATAGTCTGAAAAATAAGGGCTTTGAGGTCAATCCCCTCAACTTAGGTGAACAAGGGGCGATCCCTCCCAAGAGCGACCTGCTCGTGTTGGCCGGGCCGCAACGCAAGCTTCTAGAGGCAGAGGTTAAACTACTCCAGGCCTATTCAGCCGAAGGCGGCAATCTATTGGTGATGGTGCCCCCGGAGGTCAATCCAGGCCTTGAGCCTTTCCTGGAATCCTGGGGCGTTAAGTTGGATGAGCGCACCGTAGTCGATCTCTCCGGATCTGGCCAATTGCTGGGTCTAGGCCCGACGGCCCCCTTGATTACGCACTACGGAGAACACCCCATTACCAAAGAGTTTCAGAACGGTATTTCTATTTTTCCCCTCTCTCGGCCTATTGCCACCACCAAAGTAGAAGGCGTCCGGGCCACGACCCTATTAGAAGCATCGGAAAATATGTTGGCCCAGCGGGAACTCACTGAAAACTTTACATACAACCCCAAGACGGATTTACGCGGCCCCTTTGATCTTGGGGTAGCCCTGGAACGGACGGCCCAAAAATCAACCCCATCCCCGAGTCCCGCTCTTTCTCCCAGTCCTTCTCCGGCTCCTAATCCTTCCCCAACCCCCTCAGCAACCAAGCCGGCTAGACTCGTGGTTATTGGCAATGCTCTCTTTGCCACTAATGAGTGGTTCAACGAACAATTGAATGGTGATGTTTTTCTCAATAGCGCCCAATGGCTAGTCAATCGAGAAGAGCAGGCGCTATCGATCCGGCCGAAGGAACCCACTAATCGACGCATCACCCTAACCCCTTTCCAAGCGAGCCTTTTAGGCTGGTTGTCTTGGGTGATCATTCCCCTCCTCGGTCTAGGCCTGGCGATTGGGGCCTGGTGGCGGCGACAGTAA
- a CDS encoding GTP-binding protein, which produces MTELHLNPQELEQTLQSFGAMQEELNYQQAQKSLRDLVRNLELRPQEQQGLEQDLAQLSNLLEKLEQAVVQIAAFGMVGRGKSSVLNALMGRPVFAAGPVHGVTQSPQTVHWPLSAGCQEATLAAWGNAQIQLIDTPGIDEVNGEAREAIARAVAEQTDLILFVVSGDISQVEYQALSQLREIGKPMLLVFNKIDQYPAADRQLIYETIRDQRVRELLSPEEIVMVAAHPLQTEAIQTSTGQWQRRQCRGPAQVVDLRLKILEILEREGKSLVALNALLGADQINTKVIQQKMRLRETLANQIIHRAVVTKAVALALNPVTALDLFSGAVIDVAMILALSRLYQIPMTQRAAVALLQKIGVSMGGVSASEVLANLGLSSLKGLLGLTVPVTAGVTLGPYLAIAVSQASVAGVASYAIGQVTKTYLANGAAWGPEGPKTTVTQILASLDEASVLRRLRGELRMKIRLALTPQTGSPGFPQKVG; this is translated from the coding sequence ATGACAGAACTCCACCTCAATCCCCAGGAATTAGAGCAGACTCTCCAGAGCTTTGGGGCCATGCAGGAAGAACTAAATTACCAACAGGCCCAAAAGAGCCTGCGGGATCTGGTGCGAAATCTGGAACTCCGGCCCCAGGAGCAACAGGGCCTGGAACAGGATTTAGCTCAATTGAGCAACCTACTGGAAAAACTAGAGCAAGCCGTGGTACAGATCGCCGCCTTTGGTATGGTGGGCCGGGGCAAGTCTTCGGTACTCAATGCCTTGATGGGTCGGCCCGTGTTTGCAGCAGGGCCGGTGCATGGCGTCACCCAAAGCCCCCAGACCGTTCATTGGCCGCTCTCCGCCGGGTGTCAAGAAGCGACCTTAGCGGCCTGGGGCAACGCCCAGATCCAACTGATTGATACCCCTGGCATCGATGAAGTGAACGGAGAAGCCCGCGAGGCCATCGCTCGGGCCGTGGCGGAACAAACAGACTTGATTCTCTTTGTGGTGTCGGGGGATATTAGCCAAGTGGAATACCAGGCCCTGTCCCAGTTGCGCGAGATTGGTAAGCCAATGCTCCTGGTGTTTAATAAAATTGACCAATACCCGGCGGCCGACCGCCAGTTAATCTACGAAACTATTCGGGATCAACGGGTCAGGGAGTTATTGTCACCAGAAGAGATTGTCATGGTGGCAGCCCATCCCCTACAAACGGAGGCGATCCAGACGAGTACAGGACAATGGCAACGTCGCCAATGCCGGGGGCCTGCCCAGGTGGTTGATCTCCGCTTAAAAATCCTAGAAATCCTAGAACGGGAAGGGAAATCCCTGGTGGCCCTCAATGCCCTACTGGGGGCCGACCAGATTAATACCAAGGTCATTCAACAAAAGATGCGTCTGCGGGAAACGCTGGCCAATCAAATTATCCACCGAGCAGTGGTGACCAAGGCCGTGGCCCTGGCTTTAAATCCCGTGACGGCCCTGGATCTATTTAGCGGGGCCGTGATTGATGTAGCCATGATTCTGGCCCTGTCCCGGCTTTACCAAATCCCCATGACCCAACGGGCCGCTGTGGCCCTGCTTCAAAAAATTGGGGTCAGTATGGGGGGGGTCAGTGCTAGCGAGGTTTTGGCTAATCTCGGTCTAAGTTCTCTGAAAGGATTATTAGGCTTGACCGTACCTGTAACCGCCGGTGTGACCCTTGGCCCCTATTTAGCCATCGCCGTCAGTCAAGCCAGCGTGGCTGGGGTAGCCAGCTATGCCATTGGCCAAGTGACCAAAACCTATCTCGCCAATGGAGCAGCCTGGGGGCCAGAAGGGCCCAAAACCACTGTCACTCAAATTTTGGCTTCCCTAGACGAAGCCTCTGTCCTAAGACGACTCCGAGGAGAATTGCGTATGAAGATTCGCCTTGCGTTGACGCCGCAGACTGGCTCGCCAGGATTCCCGCAAAAAGTGGGTTAG